Proteins from a genomic interval of Drosophila melanogaster chromosome 2R:
- the Cpr51A gene encoding cuticular protein 51A: protein MYKFVLIASLLVALCMAAPPRQESEAERIEREEYEKYQNENAQYSFNSSVDDKINDGQISRNEEREGGTVRGSYSYFDGFVKRRVEYIADKDGYRVLKDEIEDVGNGPSFNPDGIANVEGSMIGKYSIKLDKADDDKHYKDIHA, encoded by the exons atgtacaaattCGTGTTGATCGCCAGCCTGCTGGTCGCCCTCTGCATGGCAGCTCCTCCC cgCCAGGAATCCGAAGCCGAAAGGATAGAGAGGGAGGAGTACGAGAAATATCAGAATGAAAACGCCCAGTACTCGTTCAATTCGAGTGTGGATGATAAGATCAACGATGGACAAATCTCACGTAATGAGGAGCGCGAAGGAGGCACTGTTCGTGGTTCCTACAGCTACTTCGATGGTTTCGTGAAGCGCCGTGTTGAGTACATCGCCGATAAGGACGGCTACAGGGTGCTCAAGGACGAGATCGAGGATGTCGGCAATGGTCCTTCGTTCAATCCCGATGGCATAGCCAACGTGGAGGGCTCTATGATCGGCAAATACTCCATCAAACTGGATAAGGCCGACGATGACAAGCACTACAAGGACATTCATGCCTAG
- the CG30197 gene encoding uncharacterized protein — protein MVKLGFLSLLIAACVVAAFAAGDCPSSTKVQNCTPKCLHDSECSAIGGKCCPNLCNGRSCAQPNVLGNSGADKSPFGSKNSGATGSYCGNVKCGSFEKCEMDRSTKRPKCVRS, from the exons ATGG TTAAGCTCGGCTTTCTTTCACTGTTAATTGCTGCCTGTGTGGTTGCTGCCTTTGCTGCGGGTG ATTGTCCTTCATCCACCAAGGTTCAGAACTGTACGCCAAAATGCCTGCATGACAGCGAGTGCAGCGCCATCGGCGGAAAATGCTGTCCGAATTTGTGCAACGGTCGCAGTTGTGCTCAACCGAATGTCCTGGGAAATTCTGGAGCCGATAAATCGCCCTTCGGCAGCAAGAACT CTGGAGCTACTGGCAGTTATTGCGGCAATGTCAAGTGCGGCAGCTTTgagaaatgcgaaatggaTCGCAGCACCAAGCGACCCAAGTGCGTGAGATCGTGA